In Stieleria varia, one genomic interval encodes:
- a CDS encoding neutral/alkaline non-lysosomal ceramidase N-terminal domain-containing protein codes for MLTLTAKSSCQAELRVGAAVVDVNPTQMPVIVNGGMLSRTATQIRTTVNARAIVLADDKTRIAIVVVDSCMMPRLLLDDAKQLAASKTAIPAENMLISATHTHTAPSSFGALGTPADLNYLPVIRQRIVEAIVAAESNLQPARVGWGSTSVPEMTALRRWVRRPDKLDVDPFGEYTVRANMHAATKMDMVTGPTGPEDPELSMIAFETLDGAPIAILANYSMHYFGDQPISADYFGLFSESIAKHAGERFQTKHPDADPPTSIVGVLSHGCSGDIWRRDYWTYNGKDDQTIEGYAQAMAGHAAKVYDGIEYQSDADLRMVQSELPMRYRVPNESRLKWAQQIVAEMGDRQPKDKTEVYAREAVLLHEMQETKILVQALRIGDIAIATTPNETYALTGLKLKHQSPLNKTMVIELANGADGYIPPPEQHPLGGYNTWPARSAGLEVSAESKIVAALLTGLEDVTGKPRRPFVQSVGKKTQAILDHQPVLYWRCDAMDATVCRDQSGNQNDGKIDPGVLFFLPGPKAADAENQFCVGDEVNRCMHFADGRVSANIDRSGNQWSAVVSVWNGMPLDARSMAGWFLSRDGGTDSAASKWHAGVAGTEGEPGVLAIKIGDNETVYGKTPLERWQWYQIAIVCDGEKLRVHINGQTSPEIETEITAAANTTGTETWSLGGNTEMNWEGRLDEFALFDKAFTPTEINNLLQ; via the coding sequence ATGCTCACGCTGACCGCCAAATCCAGTTGCCAAGCCGAACTGCGGGTCGGCGCCGCCGTCGTCGATGTCAATCCGACCCAAATGCCCGTCATCGTCAACGGTGGCATGCTTTCTCGCACCGCAACCCAGATCCGAACGACCGTCAACGCACGCGCGATTGTTTTGGCAGACGACAAGACGCGTATCGCGATCGTCGTGGTCGACAGTTGCATGATGCCTCGGTTGCTGCTGGACGACGCCAAACAACTCGCCGCGTCCAAAACCGCGATCCCCGCCGAGAACATGCTGATCTCCGCTACCCACACACACACGGCACCTTCCTCCTTCGGCGCCCTGGGGACTCCCGCTGACCTCAATTACTTGCCCGTGATCCGCCAACGAATTGTGGAAGCCATCGTGGCGGCGGAGTCCAACCTGCAACCGGCACGCGTGGGTTGGGGCAGCACCAGTGTCCCCGAGATGACCGCACTTCGACGCTGGGTCCGACGCCCCGACAAGCTCGATGTGGATCCCTTCGGCGAATACACCGTCCGCGCAAACATGCACGCAGCGACCAAGATGGACATGGTGACCGGTCCGACCGGTCCAGAGGACCCCGAGTTGTCGATGATCGCCTTCGAAACCCTAGACGGTGCCCCGATCGCGATCCTGGCCAACTACTCGATGCACTACTTCGGCGACCAACCCATCAGCGCCGACTATTTCGGATTGTTCAGTGAATCAATCGCCAAACACGCCGGCGAACGCTTCCAAACCAAGCATCCAGACGCCGATCCGCCTACGTCGATCGTCGGCGTGTTGTCCCATGGCTGCAGCGGCGACATTTGGCGTCGCGACTACTGGACGTACAACGGCAAAGACGACCAGACGATCGAAGGGTACGCGCAAGCCATGGCCGGACACGCGGCCAAAGTCTACGACGGGATCGAATACCAGAGCGACGCCGACCTCAGAATGGTGCAATCCGAATTGCCCATGCGATATCGAGTCCCCAACGAAAGCCGTCTGAAATGGGCGCAACAGATCGTCGCTGAAATGGGCGACCGCCAGCCCAAAGACAAAACGGAAGTCTACGCGCGCGAAGCCGTGCTGTTGCACGAGATGCAGGAAACAAAGATCCTCGTCCAAGCCTTGCGGATCGGCGACATTGCGATCGCGACCACTCCCAACGAAACCTATGCTCTGACGGGCTTGAAACTCAAGCACCAATCGCCGCTGAACAAGACAATGGTGATCGAATTGGCCAACGGCGCCGATGGCTACATTCCCCCTCCCGAACAACACCCCTTGGGCGGATACAACACATGGCCCGCACGATCCGCCGGACTGGAGGTCAGCGCCGAATCCAAAATCGTCGCCGCGTTGCTGACGGGATTGGAAGACGTCACCGGAAAACCACGTCGTCCTTTCGTCCAGTCGGTGGGCAAAAAGACACAAGCGATCTTGGATCACCAACCCGTACTTTATTGGCGATGTGACGCGATGGATGCCACTGTCTGCCGCGACCAATCGGGCAACCAAAACGACGGCAAGATCGATCCCGGCGTTTTATTCTTCTTGCCCGGCCCCAAAGCGGCTGACGCTGAAAACCAATTTTGCGTAGGCGACGAAGTCAACCGGTGCATGCACTTCGCCGACGGACGAGTGTCGGCCAACATCGACAGATCGGGCAACCAGTGGTCAGCCGTCGTGTCAGTATGGAACGGCATGCCGCTCGACGCGAGATCGATGGCAGGCTGGTTCCTCTCTCGCGACGGCGGCACCGACTCCGCCGCAAGCAAGTGGCACGCCGGTGTAGCTGGCACAGAAGGAGAACCGGGTGTGCTGGCGATCAAAATCGGCGACAACGAAACGGTATACGGAAAGACCCCGCTGGAGCGATGGCAGTGGTACCAGATCGCGATCGTATGTGATGGCGAAAAACTCCGCGTCCACATCAACGGCCAAACGTCCCCCGAGATCGAAACGGAGATCACCGCCGCGGCCAACACAACCGGCACAGAAACCTGGTCACTAGGCGGCAACACCGAAATGAATTGGGAAGGACGCTTGGACGAATTCGCACTTTTCGACAAAGCGTTCACTCCCACCGAGATCAACAACCTACTCCAGTAA
- a CDS encoding integron integrase — protein MTRSESRRESGYGGGHESVVASGKPDWPAIWYAKLRRHHQIAQRERWQFDGEHVVAYLIRIKADGMPIWKRLKVAEALLEFRRRKRWEECPRLDEVCETLRNMKRAQQQRELGKEAFGSNLRTSESDLEERGHIDPREPIVLQEFRSVIRANQLAYSTEEAYVAQVRKFLRAVKRLDAFERVGAEDGYGLSDLTARDVESHLTNLAVKENLAENSQDQAFHAIRYFFSHVLKRELKEVNAIRSTKPKRVPVVMSRPEVRSVLSHLSGVYFLMAQLMYGTGMRLGECLRLRVKDIDFDNRMIYVRRSKGKKDRRVPLPETVVESLQKKLEWRRKLHDQDLAEGIASVFLPKALDRKYPNAHREFRWQFIFASHRLSRNPRDRRMHRHHLHKKTFPDHLKRAVEKAGIEKQITSHVFRHSFATHLLASGTDIRTIQELLGHADVKTTMIYLHCLSDPSETVKSPLDRLNEGIVDRNDASEHVRAQATELERHASDGGVAKPRNGGESVQESSKMQLHIPDQPVIDRGCVESTPPLPTSEGGSSRVGLMRDASRRIGTWVAVHLRGFGKRQDRGVASG, from the coding sequence ATGACAAGATCTGAGAGCAGGCGTGAGAGTGGGTACGGTGGGGGTCATGAGAGCGTTGTCGCTTCGGGAAAGCCGGATTGGCCAGCGATCTGGTATGCGAAGTTGCGACGGCATCACCAAATTGCCCAGCGTGAACGATGGCAGTTCGATGGCGAGCATGTTGTTGCCTATTTGATTCGCATCAAAGCCGACGGCATGCCCATTTGGAAACGCTTGAAAGTGGCAGAAGCGCTACTGGAGTTTCGCCGACGCAAACGATGGGAAGAGTGCCCGCGTTTGGATGAGGTGTGTGAGACGCTGCGCAATATGAAACGAGCCCAGCAACAGCGTGAGCTTGGAAAGGAAGCGTTTGGGAGCAATCTCAGGACATCCGAATCGGACCTTGAGGAGCGTGGACACATTGACCCCAGAGAACCGATCGTGTTGCAAGAGTTTCGAAGTGTGATCCGAGCGAATCAACTTGCGTACAGCACTGAGGAAGCCTATGTCGCTCAGGTCAGAAAATTTCTCAGAGCAGTCAAACGCTTGGATGCGTTTGAACGCGTGGGGGCGGAAGATGGTTATGGGCTGAGTGACTTGACCGCCCGAGATGTGGAGTCCCATCTGACGAATTTAGCAGTGAAAGAGAACCTTGCTGAGAACTCTCAGGATCAGGCTTTTCATGCGATCCGCTATTTTTTCAGTCACGTCTTGAAGAGGGAACTGAAAGAAGTCAACGCGATCCGGTCGACCAAGCCGAAGCGAGTTCCCGTGGTGATGAGTCGACCAGAGGTCCGGTCTGTGTTGTCTCACTTGAGCGGCGTCTACTTTTTGATGGCTCAGTTGATGTATGGAACGGGGATGCGTCTGGGGGAGTGTTTGCGTTTACGGGTGAAAGACATCGACTTTGACAACCGCATGATTTATGTGCGTCGTTCTAAGGGCAAGAAGGACCGTCGTGTTCCTTTGCCCGAGACGGTGGTTGAATCATTGCAAAAGAAGCTTGAGTGGCGCAGGAAGCTTCACGACCAAGATTTAGCCGAAGGCATTGCTTCCGTGTTTCTGCCCAAAGCGTTGGATCGAAAGTACCCCAATGCCCACCGGGAGTTTCGTTGGCAGTTCATTTTCGCGTCTCATCGTTTGTCACGAAATCCACGAGACAGGCGGATGCATCGTCATCATTTGCACAAGAAAACGTTTCCTGATCATTTGAAGCGAGCGGTGGAGAAAGCAGGAATTGAGAAGCAGATCACGTCTCATGTTTTTCGCCACAGTTTTGCAACTCACTTACTGGCCAGCGGTACGGACATCCGGACAATCCAAGAGTTGTTGGGGCATGCGGATGTAAAGACGACCATGATTTACTTGCACTGTTTGAGCGATCCGTCGGAGACGGTTAAGAGTCCGCTGGATCGGTTGAACGAGGGCATTGTTGATCGAAATGATGCGTCGGAGCATGTCCGAGCACAGGCGACGGAACTGGAGCGTCACGCCTCTGACGGTGGCGTGGCGAAGCCTAGGAACGGTGGCGAATCGGTGCAAGAAAGTTCGAAAATGCAATTGCATATTCCGGATCAACCGGTCATTGACCGTGGATGCGTTGAAAGCACCCCGCCATTACCTACTTCTGAAGGAGGTTCGTCGCGTGTCGGTTTGATGAGGGATGCGAGTCGACGGATTGGGACGTGGGTCGCGGTACACCTACGTGGATTTGGCAAAAGGCAGGATCGCGGGGTGGCGAGTGGGTAG
- a CDS encoding IS91 family transposase — MRVGAASMVDASTCGQVQSVLAKLSLCRTHVLGGREYLCNDCGKSSSRYNSCGDRHCPQCSGSKRVDFNDKASKLILSGVAYYQVVFTLPSDLSELALANRNELADLLVSTAWKSLSKNIKSEQDYDPAAISVLHTWNQKLEAHWHVHMLVPGAGPSLSGDDWKEAKTPPGVRNSDGYYLVDSEKLKEDFRKRAIAKLRRLRRDGKLKLGGKFEYLQSDENWEVFVKNLESTQWVAYIQPPPKETSGGGEVVNYLTRYLTSGPISNHRITAADSDEVVFMAREGKRVGGEREQVPIKLSVPEFTRRWCLHIQPDQLTKSRYFGGWSNNRLAGYMARCQELLGTEPEVSETPTEAVDSMDSQWEPPSLPECAHCGSIELSLVCETPKPTWKELFWRESETCPEWYAERQRESHREFWTAHYGSDYYDWYLETQVEVAMETGPEPAKAIQMYLPGLTPGVSFEIESF; from the coding sequence TTGCGGGTCGGTGCGGCGTCGATGGTCGACGCATCGACTTGCGGCCAAGTCCAGAGCGTGCTGGCGAAGCTGTCGCTTTGCCGCACGCATGTGCTTGGCGGTCGCGAGTATCTGTGCAACGACTGCGGTAAGAGCAGCTCACGGTACAACTCGTGCGGCGACCGCCACTGTCCCCAATGCAGTGGCAGCAAGCGAGTGGACTTCAATGACAAGGCGTCCAAGCTGATCCTATCCGGCGTGGCGTACTATCAAGTCGTCTTCACCCTGCCGAGCGATCTCTCCGAGTTGGCACTGGCCAACCGAAACGAGCTGGCGGACTTGTTGGTCAGCACGGCTTGGAAGAGCCTTTCCAAGAACATCAAGTCCGAGCAAGACTACGATCCGGCAGCGATCAGCGTATTGCACACTTGGAACCAAAAACTGGAGGCACACTGGCATGTTCACATGCTGGTGCCCGGTGCCGGGCCGAGCTTGAGTGGCGATGACTGGAAAGAAGCCAAGACGCCGCCGGGGGTTCGCAATTCGGATGGTTACTATCTGGTCGACTCCGAGAAGTTGAAGGAAGACTTCCGTAAGCGGGCGATCGCGAAACTTCGTCGCTTGCGACGCGACGGCAAACTGAAGCTGGGCGGGAAGTTCGAGTACCTGCAAAGCGATGAGAATTGGGAGGTGTTCGTCAAGAACCTGGAGTCGACTCAATGGGTTGCCTACATCCAACCGCCGCCCAAGGAGACCAGTGGTGGCGGCGAAGTGGTCAACTACTTGACACGCTATCTGACCAGCGGGCCGATCAGCAACCACCGCATCACCGCTGCGGACAGCGACGAGGTGGTCTTCATGGCCCGTGAAGGAAAACGTGTGGGCGGTGAGCGGGAACAAGTCCCGATCAAGCTATCAGTGCCCGAGTTCACACGCCGCTGGTGCCTGCATATCCAACCGGACCAGTTGACCAAGTCTCGGTACTTCGGCGGTTGGAGCAACAACCGACTGGCAGGCTACATGGCTCGTTGTCAGGAGTTGCTGGGGACAGAGCCGGAGGTCTCGGAAACGCCGACCGAAGCGGTCGATTCGATGGACTCGCAGTGGGAGCCTCCATCGTTGCCCGAGTGTGCGCACTGCGGGAGCATCGAGCTAAGTTTGGTGTGTGAAACGCCCAAGCCGACGTGGAAGGAGTTGTTCTGGCGAGAGAGTGAGACGTGTCCGGAGTGGTACGCGGAGCGCCAGCGGGAGTCGCACCGCGAGTTCTGGACGGCACACTACGGTTCGGATTATTACGACTGGTACCTGGAAACGCAGGTAGAAGTCGCAATGGAAACGGGGCCGGAACCGGCAAAAGCGATCCAGATGTACCTGCCTGGTTTGACACCGGGAGTGTCGTTCGAGATAGAATCTTTTTGA
- a CDS encoding SMI1/KNR4 family protein has product MDDASIDAMISEIRSKSKLFDGSHVHRDDPLTPDRISLIEQRFKIQLPQQYRRFLTTYGAGDFLYSHVYSCDPESGWSLWSETEYLGSVAEIALPFSDNGCGDYLCFGLDSGKCSDAIYWADHESDYELTPSEYADFNDFVARVALKK; this is encoded by the coding sequence ATGGATGATGCAAGCATCGATGCAATGATCAGCGAGATTCGCTCGAAATCGAAACTGTTCGACGGCTCACACGTGCACAGGGATGACCCGCTGACTCCGGATCGCATTTCGTTGATCGAACAGCGATTCAAGATTCAACTGCCACAGCAATATCGACGATTTCTCACAACATACGGTGCCGGTGACTTTTTGTACTCCCACGTATACTCGTGCGATCCGGAAAGTGGCTGGAGCCTATGGAGTGAAACCGAGTATCTCGGATCTGTCGCGGAAATCGCTCTGCCGTTCTCCGACAACGGGTGTGGTGATTATCTGTGCTTTGGACTCGACAGCGGTAAATGCAGCGATGCGATATACTGGGCGGATCACGAATCAGACTACGAATTGACTCCGTCCGAATACGCAGACTTCAACGATTTCGTCGCCCGAGTTGCCCTCAAGAAATGA
- a CDS encoding phosphopantetheine-binding protein — MLDEIKSVIASHFGRTADSIDPNATFAELGGDDLDLVEITMDVEDKLKLTIRDERLVAETGSASANGICERLTVAGFARVASTAPESKQSSVDSKPHSSGELYESQIGPYGELSVLPNPNEFELVFIPDFADVQRFRAEEMGRDLTDSEIEELRAKSVVIALPADVAAKMSR, encoded by the coding sequence ATGCTCGACGAAATCAAATCCGTCATTGCGTCGCACTTTGGCCGGACCGCCGATAGCATTGACCCCAATGCGACGTTTGCTGAATTGGGTGGCGACGATCTTGACCTCGTCGAGATTACGATGGACGTTGAGGACAAACTTAAACTTACGATCCGCGACGAGCGGCTTGTAGCAGAAACCGGCTCGGCATCTGCCAACGGCATCTGTGAGCGTCTCACTGTCGCCGGCTTCGCTCGTGTTGCTTCAACAGCACCTGAATCAAAACAATCGTCGGTCGATAGTAAACCTCATAGCTCCGGCGAACTCTACGAATCGCAGATTGGTCCGTATGGTGAACTCTCTGTACTACCAAATCCAAACGAATTCGAACTGGTTTTCATACCCGACTTCGCGGACGTTCAGCGATTCCGGGCCGAGGAGATGGGGCGTGATCTTACAGATTCCGAAATCGAAGAACTACGAGCCAAATCTGTCGTGATCGCTCTGCCCGCAGATGTTGCTGCTAAAATGTCACGCTAA
- a CDS encoding DUF58 domain-containing protein: MRILDLIKPKDLSRIAKLQYLAREVVEGYCSGRHRSPQKGFSVEFKEHRQYVQGDELKNIDWKVFAKSDRLYIRQYEEETNVRCTLLVDRSGSMAYGSARAIDGMTKYDYAVRMAASFAYLMLSQQDSVGLIAFDDQPREQIPIRSRPSHLQAILRVLAEHESRRETDLGGVFRKITPKLGRRGLVVILSDAMGDIESISRSLAQFRAAKHEVIFFQLMDPDETDFPFAGRVQFRDLENTQHEHTVDAKSLRDVYLERLAEHDAALQDACRRNRVDLIRLTTDRSFVDALHEYVAARRRIR; the protein is encoded by the coding sequence ATGCGAATCCTGGACCTCATCAAACCCAAAGATCTATCGCGGATCGCCAAGTTGCAATATTTGGCGAGGGAAGTCGTCGAGGGATATTGCTCGGGGCGTCACCGTTCGCCGCAAAAAGGTTTTAGCGTCGAGTTCAAGGAGCACCGTCAGTACGTCCAAGGCGACGAGCTGAAGAACATCGACTGGAAAGTCTTTGCCAAGAGCGACCGGCTGTACATTCGCCAGTACGAAGAAGAGACCAACGTTCGCTGCACTTTGTTAGTGGATCGAAGCGGATCGATGGCGTACGGCAGCGCTCGTGCGATCGACGGGATGACAAAGTACGACTATGCGGTCCGGATGGCAGCTTCGTTTGCCTACCTGATGCTCAGCCAACAGGACTCAGTGGGCTTGATCGCGTTTGACGATCAGCCACGCGAGCAGATACCGATCCGCAGTCGCCCGTCTCACTTGCAAGCCATCCTGCGGGTCTTGGCCGAGCACGAGTCGCGCCGTGAAACGGATCTCGGCGGGGTGTTTCGAAAGATCACACCGAAACTCGGGCGTCGTGGGCTGGTCGTGATCCTTTCCGATGCGATGGGCGACATCGAATCGATCTCGCGTTCGCTGGCACAGTTTCGCGCGGCCAAACACGAAGTCATCTTTTTTCAGTTGATGGACCCCGACGAAACAGATTTTCCATTTGCCGGCCGTGTTCAATTTCGTGACCTTGAGAACACTCAGCATGAGCACACGGTCGATGCAAAATCGTTGCGTGATGTTTACTTGGAACGCCTGGCCGAGCACGATGCTGCCTTACAAGACGCTTGCCGACGCAATCGCGTGGACTTGATCCGATTGACGACCGACCGATCATTCGTCGACGCACTGCACGAGTACGTTGCGGCGAGGAGGCGGATTCGATGA
- a CDS encoding site-specific integrase, whose product MTPYQKRSCELTKRLAEDLKIRNYAQATIDAYTYHTKRFADFIKKPLDRVTPEDVRLFQLYLIEEVKGSYSSFNQAVCALRFLYKHSIPVSWPVTMLPFGRREKKLPTVLSRNEVDRLLQCTPNLKHRTFLMTLYACGMRFSEAANLTIADIDSDRMMVKIACGKGRKERSVPLSPRLLKELRIYWLKYRPEGLLFPGNSANKTYADTTIRKAMKEAGKRAGIKKRIFPHALRHSYATGLLEAGVDILTISRLLGHASFLTTMIYLHCRREHLSSAPSPLDWLPVKQLPTYVIPEEGPPEENGKPKKDDDSQPNKKS is encoded by the coding sequence ATGACTCCCTATCAAAAACGTTCCTGCGAACTCACAAAACGTCTCGCGGAAGACTTGAAGATTCGCAATTACGCTCAGGCCACCATCGACGCGTACACCTACCACACCAAGCGGTTCGCCGACTTCATTAAAAAACCGCTAGACCGCGTAACCCCGGAAGACGTTCGATTGTTCCAGCTTTATCTGATCGAAGAGGTAAAGGGTTCCTACAGCAGCTTCAACCAGGCAGTCTGTGCCTTACGGTTCCTCTACAAACATTCCATCCCCGTTTCCTGGCCAGTCACCATGCTGCCCTTCGGCAGACGTGAAAAGAAACTGCCCACCGTGCTGAGCCGGAACGAAGTCGACAGGCTGCTCCAGTGCACTCCCAATCTGAAACATCGAACCTTCCTGATGACCCTCTACGCTTGCGGGATGAGGTTCTCAGAAGCAGCCAACTTGACCATCGCGGACATCGACTCGGACCGCATGATGGTCAAGATCGCCTGCGGCAAAGGACGCAAGGAGAGAAGCGTTCCGCTTTCACCGAGGCTCTTGAAAGAGCTCAGAATCTACTGGCTGAAGTATCGTCCGGAGGGCTTGCTGTTCCCGGGCAACTCGGCCAACAAGACCTACGCCGACACGACAATCCGCAAGGCGATGAAGGAAGCAGGCAAGCGGGCGGGGATCAAAAAGAGGATCTTTCCGCACGCTCTGCGACACAGCTACGCGACCGGACTTCTGGAAGCCGGAGTGGACATTCTGACCATCAGTCGGCTGCTGGGTCACGCGAGTTTCCTGACGACGATGATTTATCTGCACTGTCGTCGCGAGCACCTCAGCAGCGCACCGAGCCCGCTGGACTGGCTGCCAGTGAAACAACTGCCGACGTACGTAATACCCGAAGAAGGGCCGCCGGAGGAGAACGGGAAACCAAAGAAAGACGACGATTCGCAGCCGAACAAGAAAAGCTAA
- a CDS encoding DUF3806 domain-containing protein yields MDIRPLDETEVEGFDSEREWLDAYLRRFGPEHVLKKAPNDIPTLQSLLDAEPFASGDEAALELLGGAFGDVVAETLGFEWVVATDEHGSDFAIKHPSRMVLAFPRDMIVKRVEAGDVINMTELYQGVVSALEEQIAADGVARDG; encoded by the coding sequence ATGGACATACGCCCGCTCGATGAAACCGAAGTTGAGGGATTTGATTCCGAGCGGGAATGGCTTGACGCATACCTTCGACGTTTCGGGCCAGAGCACGTACTGAAGAAAGCGCCTAACGATATTCCAACACTCCAATCGCTTCTTGACGCCGAACCCTTCGCGTCAGGCGATGAAGCTGCACTTGAGCTGCTAGGAGGTGCTTTCGGTGACGTCGTTGCCGAGACACTGGGATTCGAATGGGTTGTGGCTACCGACGAACATGGATCGGATTTCGCGATCAAACATCCATCGCGGATGGTCTTGGCGTTTCCGCGTGACATGATTGTGAAACGGGTTGAGGCCGGTGACGTAATCAATATGACAGAACTGTACCAGGGCGTCGTCTCTGCACTCGAAGAACAGATCGCTGCCGACGGTGTTGCGCGGGACGGTTGA